CTGTACTTTACTTGGCTGCTCAGGACCCACTTACATCCAATCCCTCAGCAGGCCGCAACTGCTGCCCAGTCCTGCCTGTTCAGTATATGGAACTCCTGGCCTGGAGGGCTGTGGGGGAACATGGCTACCCCCTAAATGTGGGGAGGTTATAGGGTGTCCTCAGTGAATCCAGGAGCCATAAGGCTGAGGTCCAAGAACCGTTGCAGCCAGGCCCTTCCATGCACACACTTCTGGGGTCAGAGTTGGCCTGGGGTGTAAGAAACAGAGGAGGGCCCTGAGGGCACCTGCCATCCTGGGAGGCACAGGTAGCTGACACAGGATGGCCTAGCTGCAGGCAGGCAGGGAACACATCCTGCCAGGCCTAAGGGGCCAAGATCTTGAAGGCCCCAGCCTATCAGGTGGCCCCGGGGTGCTGCCTGGGCTCCAGCTTTTCAGTTGAGAACTGAAAGCAAAGGGTTCTTTATGTTAACACAGACAGGCAGAGAGACCACCTTGGTCTGTAACAGAGGACCTCAGCCAAGGCCCAGGGCCAGCCCTGTGACAAGGACCCTGTGCCTGACGATAAAGACCCTGCAGCTGATGGCAAGGATGAGGACAACTGTCCTGGTATCCAAGGCTTGGCACCACTCAGAGACCTCACTCCAAGAACATGCTGGCTAGCAGCCTCAGGGCACTGCAGACTGTCAGGACCCAGCTGGCAGAAAGGTGACCCCGCTGACCCACGTCACCACACTGCAGGGCTTCCCCAAGCAAGCCCTTCTCACCTGGAGGGCAGCAAGAGTCCTGACCTTGGGATGGATACTGAGGGGAGACCCAGAACTGCTACCCAAAGGTCGGCCCAGACTTCCCAGCCCAGAGACCCCCTTCCACACACAGGAGCTGCCACACTGGTAGCAAGTGGGTTTTATCTCAACTGAGAAGTCCCTTTCCATCCAGAGGCCTGGGAGCAGGAAGAACCGGCCACCCAGCCGCAGCAAGCCCCTCCAGGCAGACAGGATCCCTGAGTCCAATGTGTAAACACCCACTCCAAGAAAGGCTGGCCCCCGGGGAGGCCCCAAGCCATGGCCTGCCAGGCCACAGAGGCTCCTCCAGACCATGGGCCAGGGCACATCCCAGGCCACCAGCTGGAGCAGAGCTGCCTGGCGggctcctccagctcctctctGAACACGATTCAGCAGCCTCAGAAGGGGACCAGAGGGCCCAGGGCCATCAGGAAGCTCCCTGAAAGCCAGTCTGCTGGGACATCAGGGACATGAGTCAGGAGTCGTGATTTGATTTTCTTGAGGATGAAGGCCAAAGGTGCTTGGTGAACTGGTCACCTGAACCCCACACCAGCTCACATGGGGCTCTTGTTCCTCACACCACCCTAATTTGAAGCAAGAGACCAGGAGAGCCCAGAGCTGGGGCAGGAGCATTGGCACTTGGCAGCTGCCCAGTACCACTGGGCCCCGTGACACATGCCAGGCTCGGCGAGGCCACACTACCCCCTCAGCTATCCCAGCCCGGAGCCGCCCTAGGAGAGGGCCCAGATGGGCAAGGGGTGCGCTTCTGTGTTGAACACATAGGTGTCCAGGCTGAGCAGGTTCTGGTCGTCGGAAAACAGCAGATAGAGGTACTTCAGGGTCTCCCCCAGGAAAAAGCTCTCCATCTTGTCCCTAGGCTCAGGCTTGTGGGGGTTCTGGACATTGTTGATGGATGTATAGCCACCTGAGGGGACCTGTAGGAGAGGCAAGGCCTCTGAGACATGGGCTGGGCCCTCCCATGGGCTGGGCCCTCCCACGGTCCCCACAAACCCAGTGCAGGCTTGGGCTGGAGAGTGCCTCAGCAACAGCCCCCCAAAGTCAGCTGTGCTTCTACTAGGGACCCCTGGAAAATGCCAGCAGCTTCTGAGTGCCTACAATAGAAACTCTCTCTCCAGCACCTGGGCTGAGGGACTTCAGCAAGGACGGACGAGGGCACAGGGTCTCCAGGGCCAGTGCTTCAGGTACAACTGGGCAAAGGGCAGGGGCAGCTGGCTGGAAGCTGGGACAGCTGAAGTCTTGGGCCCCAGGCCAGGGGACAACACACAGAGCCAGGTGTCAGGGTGGGGCTATGTCTGCCTCTGGATCCATAGTGGTGGTTGCTGGGCCTGGGCAGGGCATGACCTTCCCTGAACTGGGGCCATCTGTAAGACAGGACGCCAAGCATCTTGCAACCACAGGGTGGGCAGCGCCCTGGTCACTGCAGCAAGTGCCTCTCAAACAATGGGCCACACTCTTGGGAGTGCAGCAGGGGCCCTTCCCAGGAAGGCGTGGCCCAAGAGACAGAGTTCCAGAGCACCCAGCCCTCCACGCACAACAGGTCTCCGTGCCAGAGCTCAGCGGGCAGCTGTGCCAGCTGGGTCGGACAGAGCTGGCAGGGTCACCTCCAGGCCCCCAGAGCTGGCCCCACCTTGCCACCACTATCCTGGGGCACTGCCAGTCCTCAGCCAATTGACCTGTGGTGCGAGGGCAGCTGGGGGCTCACCCGTGTGTACTTGTTGAAGCTCTGCAGGATCTCCCAGCCCCAGTCCTGGTACTTGCGGTCTCCTGTGGTACGGTACAGGTAGAACAGGCTCTCGACGGTCTCGGGCCGCAGCAGGTTGTGCCTGTCAGCTGGCTGGGAGGAGAGCAGCGGCTCAGGGTGGCAGCCCTGTGCCCAACTCACCCCCAACACTCTCAAGCACAGCCCAGACCCAGGCTTACCTTGACCTTCACGTCCAGATTGTCTGTAGGAGGGTAAAGGTTGAAGTGCACGATCTCAGGGCTTAGGCCTGTCTCCATTTGTCGGTTCATCTGGTAACAGGTTTCCATGAGTGCCCGGGCCAGCTCCATGTGGTCAGCAGGCAAGCCGTGGTGGACGCCCAGAGCTAGCGTCCCTGGCAGGAAGCACACGAGGTGGTCCTGGAACCAGAGCGTCTCCTCACAGCTGGACCCCAGCACACTAGCCTCCAGTTCCCCGGAGGGAGAGCTGCAGACAGGCAGCCTGAGCAACCCTCCTCCTGGGCAGAACTGCAGGGATGGATGCAGTGTCCAGGAGAAAAGCTGCAGCACAGGCTCCTCCCAAGGGCAGGTGACCCAGGCATCACAGGCCCCTCCAGCCTGCCTACAGGCACCTCTGGACCTGCCGCAGGTCAGGCACCTGAGGCAGGGCTCTGGGGGCTGGCCCTGGGACTGCCATGGGGAAGGCCAGGTCAGGAGAAAGGGTCCGCCTGTGACCACAGCCCATGTCCCTTGTTCCCCTGGCCAGGGTTCCCCTGTTCCTCCTGACATGCACTCAGGGGCTTCGAGACCACAAAGAAACAGGAGCCTCCCTAAGGCCCACAGCCCTCGAGACTCACCATCTTGGCACTGAAGCGGTCGTGGGTGAGCTCCCCTATGAAGGTGAGCTTGTTGGGCTCCGAGTGCCTCACCAGGTGTGTTTTTATCCCCTCAATGGCTGCAAGGTAGTCCTCCAGCAACCTGTGGACACCACAAGTCAGCTCCCCCTGGCCTCCGCCAGGGTCACAGGACCAGGCAGGTCACTGCCTAGGGACCAGATGTTGCACACAACCCAGGCCCACATACAGGCCCTGAGCTCCTGCCCAGCTGGGTGCTAGCAAGGTGTGGGCCTTGCTCAAGAGCCCAGCCCCTCACTCCTATGAAGGCCATGACAGGGAAGCACACACACAGGAGCCAGGCCATGCCTGAGGCGCTGCGGCTCCTGCCCAAGGACGGGGAGGGTGGGTTGGGGTCCCACATCAAAGGCAGCAGAAGCAGGCCTCACTGTGTCTCCTGCTTCCCTCCCTGGATCCACTGCTTCAGCAGGTACTCGTAGTAGCTGTCGGCCCTGGCGCCCAAGGTGAATACACCCAGGTGGGTGAAGGAGCCGCTGTGTGTGTTGATGAACATGGGCACCAGCCCATCCTTCTTCCCAGACAGTTGGTGAACGTGCCTTGTCACCTCCTCCGCGGCCTCCTGCAGCACAGGGGAGAGCGGGTTTGCTGTAGGCGGTCCTCCAGCCCCTTCAACTCACGATGCAGGAGCGCCTCCTCAGAGGTCAAAAATCCCAAGAAGAGAGATCAACACGCACCCGACTGCACCAGCGATGAGGAAGGGTTAGCTTCAGCAGGAACCCAGTCCTACCTGGAACTTCTTGACCCCTGTGAGACGAGAGAGCTCGCGGAACTCCAACTGAATGCTCGTCACCTCGGACACTGTGCTGTCTGAGGTCCACTGGGGTGGGTGGGCAACTCCAGTGCCGATGTTCACATCGGAGTATGGAATCTTGGAGGGCGTCATGAAGGCTGGCATTAGCCGATTGCCAAAATCTTTCTGACATAAAAGCAAGCAGACAACCGGGCTCAGGTCAGAGCCTCTTCCATGCTCAGAACTCTAAGGTGCCACCCATGGTCATCCAGGCAAGAGGCAGCGTGGCGCTTGGTATACCCAATGCACATCAGCATACACGAGCTGAGCATGATCCCCCCCTACCGGGCAAGGCAGCGCCAGGCAGCACCACTCAGCTATCTGCCCTTCAAGGCAGGACCAGCAGACACTCACAGCCTTCCTCAGGAAAAGCCCGTCCCCGGACAGGTGGTAGGTGCTCAGGAGTCCGCCCAGGATGCGGATGGTACTCTCAAACAGGTTCACATCCACGTCTTTCTTAAAGTTTAACTTCTGTGACACCCACGTTCTGGCTTCTTCAAATTCTGT
This portion of the Ictidomys tridecemlineatus isolate mIctTri1 chromosome 4, mIctTri1.hap1, whole genome shotgun sequence genome encodes:
- the Man1b1 gene encoding endoplasmic reticulum mannosyl-oligosaccharide 1,2-alpha-mannosidase isoform X1 is translated as MAGGRRGACALWNRRMGGVRTAPLWRFILPLGLGLPDTAGERELAGRRGRHVPAAGVGASPGLHLGDPERRRELRQQQEPAAALMLETLSGKPTEELKMMPEVPGLKPANPPVLPAPQKADASPAFSKMLPQRPRKHFRRGPPHLQIRAPNTDSKAGTQDDTKERAAAPGDAHQEENTQRTVISWRGAVIEPEQGTGLPLRRAEAPAKPSPLVTRMQKEPALLNERQEGVIEAFRHAWKGYRQFAWGHDELRPVSRSFSEWFGLGLTLIDALDTMWILGLKQEFEEARTWVSQKLNFKKDVDVNLFESTIRILGGLLSTYHLSGDGLFLRKAKDFGNRLMPAFMTPSKIPYSDVNIGTGVAHPPQWTSDSTVSEVTSIQLEFRELSRLTGVKKFQEAAEEVTRHVHQLSGKKDGLVPMFINTHSGSFTHLGVFTLGARADSYYEYLLKQWIQGGKQETQLLEDYLAAIEGIKTHLVRHSEPNKLTFIGELTHDRFSAKMDHLVCFLPGTLALGVHHGLPADHMELARALMETCYQMNRQMETGLSPEIVHFNLYPPTDNLDVKVKPADRHNLLRPETVESLFYLYRTTGDRKYQDWGWEILQSFNKYTRVPSGGYTSINNVQNPHKPEPRDKMESFFLGETLKYLYLLFSDDQNLLSLDTYVFNTEAHPLPIWALS
- the Man1b1 gene encoding endoplasmic reticulum mannosyl-oligosaccharide 1,2-alpha-mannosidase isoform X2, which produces MYPPPASAPHRDFISVTLSVGESYDNSKSRRRRSCWRKWKQLSRLQQNMIIFLLAFLILCGFLSYIHMADQWKALSGKPTEELKMMPEVPGLKPANPPVLPAPQKADASPAFSKMLPQRPRKHFRRGPPHLQIRAPNTDSKAGTQDDTKERAAAPGDAHQEENTQRTVISWRGAVIEPEQGTGLPLRRAEAPAKPSPLVTRMQKEPALLNERQEGVIEAFRHAWKGYRQFAWGHDELRPVSRSFSEWFGLGLTLIDALDTMWILGLKQEFEEARTWVSQKLNFKKDVDVNLFESTIRILGGLLSTYHLSGDGLFLRKAKDFGNRLMPAFMTPSKIPYSDVNIGTGVAHPPQWTSDSTVSEVTSIQLEFRELSRLTGVKKFQEAAEEVTRHVHQLSGKKDGLVPMFINTHSGSFTHLGVFTLGARADSYYEYLLKQWIQGGKQETQLLEDYLAAIEGIKTHLVRHSEPNKLTFIGELTHDRFSAKMDHLVCFLPGTLALGVHHGLPADHMELARALMETCYQMNRQMETGLSPEIVHFNLYPPTDNLDVKVKPADRHNLLRPETVESLFYLYRTTGDRKYQDWGWEILQSFNKYTRVPSGGYTSINNVQNPHKPEPRDKMESFFLGETLKYLYLLFSDDQNLLSLDTYVFNTEAHPLPIWALS